The following is a genomic window from Leptidea sinapis chromosome 1, ilLepSina1.1, whole genome shotgun sequence.
GTTGAATATGAAtagaagtaataatatataaaaactccACAATTTTCAAAACTTTTCATTTCCTCTATAATTTGAACTAATCAGTGATCCTAATGAGCCTTTTAAGTTCATAATTTCCCTGAGCAATTTTAAATTAGGAAGAATTTATCcagtgttaaaatatttatttcacaaaattttCCCGTTTACAGTTATTTCTTGTCTGCCTAAAAGTTTGTTTTACAGAGGTAATCTAAACTTGATTTTCTCCAAAGAATTGCattgttaatataatagaatacttAAAAGATTTTGCAATTAACTAGAATTAGCATCATCAATTGCAGATTTTCACAAGTCTATGAATATTTAatcaatcataataatattttagtaagaGAGCAATCGAAGGACTGTATAGGAAAACATTTTACATTGTTTAAATAATCTAAATTCTTTATTCTATATTTacaattcattaatttttttttatttattgtatatttcaacGAAGTTTGCAGCTAAGTATATTCATAACAGTACAATTGAGAGCATGAGTAAGTGTGACCTTTTTGAAGCCACAACAGTGCAGTTATGGGGACAAACTGACGTGGGCTGTTAAGAGGCTTACCATTCATGTACCTTTGGTTAATTTTGCTTCACATAATCCACATGTTTGTAACGTTGTGGGATTTAACAAATTGATAGTATCAATGTGTATCACTTattcaaaatgttttaaaattgatttatatCATTCTATTATAtgtctatactaatattataaagaggaaagatttgattgttttgtTGTACTTGCATAGTTGGAAAGCTACACTATCCTCGGTTGACTTAGGCTAtattagattttcaaaaaaaattagggatccttactaaaactGCAATAATGCAACCCAAGGTGTGTGGAGAAAGTATTGATAATAGAATACTATAATGTACTAGAACTTTGCAGAACACATCTTTATTTACATATAGTGTCATGACAGTATATATAAGTgtgcttttattttaaaaatttaattgaaatgtcgcTACTGGTGCTCATTCCTGTGTGCATGTGGAAGAAGTCAGGGTGTATCCGCTAGTTTCTTATAATACCTGTAATCTTatactattaatatatttttgtaatattttgtgtcTCTGTGAATGGTTTAGACAGTCTGTGGAAGTTCATTTGCTATTGTCCCTgacatatttatatgtattcatCTATATCTGTACAATATAGTAgctatattatttgttaagaaGTGTAtactttaaaagtattaatacggaaatatgttaatatattaCTGAAGTCCTTCAGATTTGCAATATTTATAAGCATGGTCAGTTGATTAGTGTAccatttacataaataatatgtttttcatGGGTATTATAGAATAAGATACTTTACGTAATAATTGACAATAGTTACAAGGCCTTTAGTCATAATTATACACATCAAAGTGTATATAAATACttcgtaataagaggtgggattaccaaagtaaaaattgaaatttagtttagtatgaaacatatagtgatttgacataagtttcaaatagtaattacaatattatggggACAAAGTATATTCTGGCTAAGTATGATAGagaacagttgtttaaaatactgtggattttggctatctccatttactacaagattatagctgtaaTCTGTCAATTGATCGATGAGAGAGAGTTTCGCTAAGCTGATACAcagtttaaatacaataaatttacttGCTAGttatgtatgaaaagagtaatgaatgtagaggaagagTGTGAGGTTTTTAGGATATAAACAAGTGGTATTAtattgtctctgcctatccTGACGGGAAAAAGGAGTCAacatgtttgtgtgtgtatagtTGTCAAGTTCAGACCTATATGACctttatgataattaatattttggaCTCATTAGCTAGACACCTTAATACATTGTAAAgcaattgaaaatataattcagCTGAATATAATTCTTGTGAATACTGTAACAATGGATGGAATCActtaaaaaagaatgctgaaaTAATTGTTTATGTGAAGATTGAGTAGCTACACATTTCAATTAATTACAGATAATGATAAAAACCTATAGTTTTCTCATAATGTGATCTGTAATGTTGATTGATAGTGGTGCAATAGGTACAACTGTTGACCCTCTGAAATGCAGGTGGCTTAATCCTCGACCGCCACATACCAAAGCATTATTACATTCATCTGTATGTTAATTCAGCGCTTTATATGGCCAGCAaaactcttgtgattcctctggtgttacaagagagtttTGGCCACTGTGATCACATACCGTCATGTGACCAGTATGGAGGCTTTTTGCCCTTCTCTTCCACAAAAGTTGTGTTGGTCTACAAGGCTAGAGTGGTTCACTTCTGGGAGGAGTTATGTTCATGCTCTTATGTTCAAGGAAACCTACACATACATGTGGAGGTTATGGTTACCTGAGAACTGTTCTGTGCTATGCTTCCCAATTGCATTAGTGCAAAATTAAAACATTCCGACACGGAATTTTCCTTACCATtcagtttttaaaatttcgttacaattgGTTAAGTTTTAGAGGAAGTAGTCGAGAacgaaatcataatatttgcgTTTGTTAATTGAAGCTGCTCCTGTCGTccttattacactttttttccGTGAACAAAAGTAGTATTAGTACTTGTTCAGCACAATTTATTTCTGTGCCAAATTTCGTAGAGATCCATTAAGCCCTTATGGAGTGTTTGTGCAACAAACATCCAAACATACTAactttaaaagttatattatttgtatagatGTAGGTACCTACAGACACATGCTCCTAAGCCGTGGGGTTAGACCGATGTGATCGGAATCCCTTTGATTTAAGCTACGTCTCTGATATGGGCATATAATGACTCCACTTATAAGGTTGTTCGTCCAGAGAGtacttaacttttataaaaaatatttaaatgtggaACACTTTGTTTGAATAgctttaaaatataattcagaGTTCtcgtaaattattataaaatctcctaaaagaatatattttatgtggAACTATATATACAGTTGTTGATGAGACTTTTGCAAGTCCCTGAGTATCACGTTTATTCCCTTAGCAATATTAAAAACTCAGACAATCTTGTCTTTCTAACTCTCTAATCATATTTCTATGAGCCCATTAGTCGTGTGATAAATGTGTCTCCTTCTCGAAGTGAGGGTTGTTGGTCCGATGTCCGCTGGTAAATCCCGACGGGGCTAAGAACCACCGAAGTACCCACTCGACGTAACGTAACCTTCCatttgtaaaatgttttaaCTATGTTCGTtcgttataaaaattaaaatattgatactTCTCGTTTAGTTAAATCTCTAATAAAGAAttgaatttatatgaaattaagAAGCATGTAAGTAATTTtcgtttgttttgtttatatatagataaataaatctaaatcgACACTGTGTATCTAATTTCACCACTACCCACCACATCGGAAAGCGTTGAGCTTTAATTAGgtggcaaaaaactcattgtcattcttttaaatcaactcTTACAGCTTCATTGTTTGgcaaattattttacttacaatatatgtaaagtgatgcattACAACATTTTACAACATGAAGTAGAGTTCTCAATGATAAGATTATCCAGCCAAGACAAGTAGCACCAGTTGACAaacatgacgcatggaccagacAGATCTTCACCgatcatattttagggaaaAAAACGACCTGCCTTATTAcgtcactttaaataataattcaatatttaaatagcCCAGACCTGAAAAGAAACGGGAAGCAAGAAACGCAGCGGGCTTTTTTGTaaagataaaattgtattacaTAAAACATTACCACAGTCTATAGTCACGACCTTCAGTCACGGAGTCGACTATAAGATTTAATCGAGGGCACGACAAGGCATCCTTCTCAGGCTTCAGAAATCATAGAAAatagctagttttatatattttcaggtGGTCGctgtgtaattaattaaatatgacCAATTAATAAACAATGTCACTGAAATTAACTTGAAAGTAACATTTGATGAAAGATCATAGAAATCTTGGATGTGGCCACTTTTCTAAGAACATATCCTTTTAAGTGGTCATTGCTCGATCCTCAAGATCTTTTGACTAACCTATCGTCTGAAACATgaactaaattataatttttatgggGTTAGTAGGACAGAAAAGCGATCATTTCCGCCCATGTTCTTCTGCGACACCAGGGAAGTTACAAGCGTTGTTGGACTCTTAGGTAGGTGTAGGAAGCTAATTCAATAGCATAGAGCATTGTGGAGGAACGCGACACATTCAGATGGAAAATGCGTAGAAGTCGCACAGTGAAGCGGCGCTCTAAACAACTCTAAgggttgtattttttatgacaataagggacgagactagcagaacgttcagctgatagtaattgttACGCAATGCCCATTATAATTgcccgctcaggattatttaaaaacctataaattctgagcggcactacaactgcgctggtcactttgagacataagatgttaagtctcatttgtccagtaatttcagttgctacggcgcccttcagaccgaaacacaataatgctctcacattactgcttcacggcataattAGACGTCGTTGCGGTAAAACTGGTTGTTTTTAGAGTTGCTGTGGTTATATTTCAGACGTGGTCGGCGAGTGCGGAGGGCGTGGCCGCCTGCGGGGCGGGAGACGGCAGTGTGACGGTATGGCGCGCGGGTTGTGCGGCCCCGCTGCGAGTGCTGCGCGCGCACCGCGCCGAGGTCGGCTCCGTGGACTGGCTGCGGTCGCATTTACTGAGTGCCAGCTGGGACACTACCGTCAAACTGGTGAGTCGGCGTGTGACCAACTAGATCTTGCTTCTGAGGTCCGTATTCCTGAACGCGTCTCAATACGTAATCCATGTATTTTGTCTCAGGCACAGTGATAAAATACACTTGAtgaacaaagcgtacaagattttgacgatacgtcactcgaacggttagctcagttggcagcaACGTcagaggtcgtgagttcgagccagttcgttcataaaattttattttcaaattttatttgtgtattaatcctagaagtgagggttatcactttgaaaacataacaaattgtttggattTACAAGAgggaaatatcaagtcaatttcctaatatgcaaacattggggttaagcagattatcaactgtaaagttgatattgtagatgaagccacaacctgagagttgaacaaagcatacaagattttatgacgatacgtcactcgaacggttagctcagttggcagagcaatggcacggaacgcaagaggtcgtgggttcgagtcccgcatcgttcataaaattttgttttcaaatttaatttgtgacaaaaaaaaattaacaaaaaactaaCCGACGCGGACGTCAAAAACAAAAGATTTAATATGAACtacaaagtataaaaataattgcatatctttatacaatctaattaattaatctaattctagttacgattattgttatttttggaatcggtgtccttccgccgcgacccgctctcgcctctcgcctcctcacgactcaagcacatctcacctataactatgcatgtagttacaaaactatcttgatgacaccgaggccaaaaattacagtaataaatagtgcaaattaaatctattgttttggaatagtgttttgttttttgttattttttttaatttttagtgaatttgaagttcACTAACTATCAATTTaactaaatatgtgtagatactagatatactaaatttttcaatgcagcaatacgtaagtgctttgcaatttgattacagagaGTGAGAAATTCtaccacagatcgcacccttactgtaagacggtaaggagtcccattgatcatcatattcgactacgataattacttgaccataacaatgttatggtagatgacttaaatatccggatagcataaaaaagattcggccgagtatcgttgaTTTGCTCCTTAGAATTGAAGAGTtaaacctaaccaaactctcacaaaactatctttgaagtatatcctttccaataaaaaaaaatcatcgaaatcagttggcgcgatattgagttattcgtaaatttatcatccactttgctatacctatgcaaatttaagactttaagggttttctcatggattcttttttcagatctggaccaaattacaatgggatcaCACGGgtagcaccagctttcaaataaaaaaagaattatcaaaatcggttatacccagtcgaaagtgttgaggtaacaaacataaaaaaaatacagacaaattgagaacctcctccttttttaaagtcggttagaaatACACTTGATCATCgattagtaatgtgtaagaattattgtgtttcgggctaaagggcgccgtacctagtaaaactactgggcaaatgattaACATCTTATATGTCTTAAGattacgagcgcaattattgtggGGCTGCtcagattatttgtatttttcaataatcctgagcggccctacTCGTCTAttaccttattgtcataaaaaaatctagtggttaatattaaaattttttgatgTAGTGGGATCCGGAGGGTGAGACGTGCGTGAACACTTTCGCGGGTCACTCGCAGCTGGTGTACGCGGCGACTTTCTCCCCACACTCTTCCGCGACCTTCGCTTCCGTCTCCGGTGACGGACACCTCAAGCTGTGGTCGTGCACCGAGTCTTCCAGGCCTGCCGCCGCGGTCAAAGCACACGATGCTGAGGTAAATTGGACCTAATTGTGTAGCATTTATATCGCTTTTAAAACAGCCTAAATATGTGAAACAGCCCCAGCGATAGACAACTTAAGCTTGTGGTAATACCACCGCGGTCAAACTACTCGATACTGAGGTAAATTGGACCTTATTCTGTAGTTCACTTGAAACAATGgaatattatgaaattacaCTATTACTATAAAAGCCCTTTTCTTTCTTCAGAAGGAGTACAAAACTGTTGTTGGCTTTTGGTTgaacaattataaaaaagtactttaaatataaacttcATAATTTAAGGATTTTATTCTTATACTTTTGCCGCATCTGCGCGTGTCCCAAAGTAATTAATGCGACCGGAAGCTTTGTGACACCAAAATctatgataataacagagaaTAATAATCGCTCGCCATCGCATTGTACCTCAGTAACGgtccgtttgtttacattctttatctcctctcgttggccttagtataaatttgaattaaaatacttttcccAGGTGTTGTCATGCGACTGGAGTAGAACAGAGAGTCATGTGTTGGCCACGTCCGGTTCTGACGGCCTCATACGAGGCTGGGATCTGAGAAGACTGACGGCTCCCATGTTCACATTAAAAGGTAACtactatcttatttatttactttattggagacaaaaacaaaagattaaatacacattcaaattataactaactaaaataattgcAATTGTTCCCTTGGAACGTCTCACTGAGAACAGCTGATGTTAAAGATAAAAGCGACATCTGCTTAGATGCAAACGTGCACgtacaatatacaattaaagTTAATCACAGCAAAGGTAAGTAAAACTGTGTAAAAGTAagctatataattgtaaaactagaatatagaaaacaaaaataataagatttaagtctaATTAGAACTGAATGTCTGTTTAGATTAGTTTTATAGGTAAAAAGGGAGCACGAAAAcatatcaatgttattcaaCATGAGATTATGTAGTGTAAATATTCTGTATAGTGGCGCACGTTTACCAATATTGGTCCTAGTTTTAGTGAGGTGGAATAAGTTTTGTGATCTAGTGGCTATAGATGGTACACGGAAATTAATCTCAGATAACATTTGGGATGACTATCTTCTCCATATCATGATTATTTCTAGAGTCTAGACACTATTTTATTCCTCAAAGCCGGTGACGAAGTGGTATACGCCTAGCTATCAAGCTACGAGTGTTTTGTTCGGGATCAAATCTAGTACCTAACATAATTTGAATCTGTTGTCATCCAACAACCatgtaccagaagacgcagcgTCGGTAGGCCCCCCACCAAGATAGAAAGACGATCCGGTGAAGATGGCCacaatacgttggatgagggcagcgtaggaccgatcgtcgtgaaaatttttaggggaggcctttgaccaGAAGTgcacgtcttccggttgatgatgatcTTCCAATTGATTGGAatgaaattttacattcatgTTTAGTTTGGATTACAATGCATTTCGATGGAAAGTTTATGATTACATTACAAGATTAGTTCCATATAAAGGGAACTCTTAATCAGTCTACAATACAAATGAGAAATTTTGTGTACGCAGTTTatgtgtttccgaagcggtggtagtgtttgaagtgaatcaaatagaattctaaaggaatcaattttgagaaaagaaTGCCTTTTAGGCGTTTTCAATTACTATTTCAGTTACTTTCGCGACTTAgtccattattaaaataatatgtgtgTGATCTGTTTCTCCTCAGGCTGTGAGTGTGCTGTGAGAAGGATACAGTTCTCGCCGCACGCGCCTGCGGTCATAGCCGCCGTGTCCTACGACTTCACCACGAGGTAAAACATACCTTagttttaccaatgggaggctggATGGTGTATTTTATTCGGTTGAGCTACTGTTGAGCGCCAGTGTGGAAGAGCTATTtttattgagagcaaaattcaaagaaatttacatcttgactgttgcttctcaatatattcttgataatgttatgtatgttggctcataagtgaatttgctagaaactgtcgtaaccataatgttaacaccaggaatagatacaaacttataatgcccactactcggctaagtttatctattaagtcttttgtgggggcaatgtatatacttttacaagaaaatgttcaaaacaaaagtattacgttatcaaaagaattgttactataacataaatgactttcttctttaattaaaggccggcaacgctcttgtgattcttctggtgttgtaagagaatgtgggcggcggtgatcacttaacaccaggtgacccgtacgctcgtttgtcctcctattccataaaaaaaaactaaagtgaAAGTTGCATTTGCAATAAAAGAGGTCTTCGAGACATTGCCTGCTTTTAAGAGTATGCTCTTGAACTTGGAACCGTAGTCGCTTTAGAAAGTTATTCAAGGACAATTCATTTGAATGAAAAATCGTGgtcacataatataaaattattatttattatattttttaatagtacAATAATGATGTACAATACACATTACCTATTGCCCATTTAACATAAAATTCAATGTATTCACAAATTTTTCCTAAATAATTCTATGGATTAGGTAATCCACAGTTAGCCATATCTGATTGCAGGATATGGGACATAAAGCGAGGCTGCGATCCTCTGGAGACTATCAGGCACCACTCGGAGTTCACATACGGGCTCGACTGGAACACGCTGCGGCCGCACCAGCTCGCTGACTGCGGTTGGGACTCCCTGGTCCACGTGTTTATACCCCGTAGTTTGGTGTGAACTGGTAATATCTGGTTTCTATAATTAACCCATTTTGTTAAGTAACATCTTAGCAATTGGAATAGAATGAACAGCGcctttctttaaattattttatttatttatacaaattagtaattactagctgacctagcaaacgtaGTATTGCCAAAtaaggtaataaaaaatatcaataattaaaatttttggggtataaaaaattgatcacgaccgattctcagatctaccaaatatatcgtacattaaatttatcgtactacaatgaTTGTATtctattgccatcttgcaaccctattgcggatctgtagatggaacagaataatacataaatcgcgatacaaaaataggtgttgatcgtagacgggtgtaaattttgaaattgtagatatttttttatactgaataaataattctcaaacctacccgatatgcacacaaaatttcatacaaattggtttagccgttttggaggagtttggtaacaagcaccgggattttatatataagattaattataataattaagatgAAATCCCTAAACACGTGCCGCAACATGTTTGATatcttatttatatcaataatacGGAGCTACTCCATTTAATATCTTTCACCGTACCTTCGCGATATTCGCGTAAAAgtattcataatacatttaCCAGACctcttttaatataaagttaacatTATAACATGCTTGCTGGAAAACACTCAAATGTTTGGCTTCTCTCGgctcacttaaaaataaaatacttacataattttaagtCAAACTATTAACTATAAACCTagtaactaaaaatttattttgcacATTAACATTCATTTGTACTTAGTTATAAAACACTTAGGtacgttaaattattattagtcaatgcTGTGCAATTATCTGGTAGATATTAGAAttgtgaataatttatttatttatttactttacgtAATACGGTTGACATTAATTATCACAGACAATTcactattaattttatattgttaagtttatatctgtaaatgtattaatatgtattctttTGAAGtggcttataaataataattaagcagAAGCCAATATTCACGAGCTTAGTTTTCTTTCAATCGGAAACATATTAGCATCATTATATAGCTTAGCCGTCATTGTGTGCACAAGAGCCTTCGAACGAGTGTCAAGATTCATTTCATACTTAATACAACGAGGCGAGGCACGAGAACACCAACCTTGTGCAACTGCTTTCGTGTTCGTGACATGACTAAATACGAGTACCGATATGCAATTAAACAAACTGGTACGAACGCAGGTGCCGTGGCGAGGAAGGGGGGGGGGCGCTCTCCTTCATACCGCACCCCGTCGATTGCTCCGTCTTGTGACCGAGTATACTcaccattaatattaataacacagttgaAAGTAAATACTTCCTCTTAGAACAACACATTCCAACCACACTAATTGTCCCCAGAGGAATAGAGATTActatggtataataatatactctgCAGCTGGGTCACGTGAATGGCCTcgtcataaaaccacacaatttcttttaatttatttttcaatttcagaGCACAAAACCAGCTTAAGAATGTAAAAGAAGTCATCGTATCCAGCCAAGAGATGTAGGCGAcgaaataagtattaatgactGGTTAATGTCATGtgttataaacattttaaattgtataaagcGAGGGtagttgtatatattataaatatacttgGACTTGATTCTCATGGTGATAGTCATAGATTTTATTTAGCCATTCTCCTAATTCACTtctgataatatataaatgtctaaattaaaaataatttatttgatatccaaaaaatatataagagtgCATAAAAGCACTcccaaatataaattatgagattattttagtaattgtagAATTTTCGTACTAAGTATCAATTTTCTGTTATTATTCACCCTTTTGTTAAACATctgctttaaaatatttttctttattatatattgaacGCGATGTTGGCTCAAATATTGTACATAGCTGTATAGTCGTTCTgcctacaatataatatataatcaaatgtTATCTTTCCCTATatacaaatgttattttttagagACTATAATAAGGTTAATTATTGTAACCGAAAGAGGTactggagccctattaccatAATCGAAATATGAAATTTCGGTTGACGAATCGTACATTTTGTTATTaggaaagtgtttcggatccgaagatcgatacaAAGTTCGCGATTATTTTCTCTTTCGTTtatcttattcccaaattcatttgacatatacaattttgttgttggacattattatgatcgtaactacaacGTTCTGTCCATCCGTACGAAATCCATTCGTACTATTCGCATCCGACGTACTTTGGTAAGAAGATTTAATTCacagttcgtcgttctttcgtttcggaccgaaacttcggctttcgattttggtaattgACCTTGTCTTTTATGTTCGGATTTTTAAGAGCAAATACAATCCATCCTTCCGTAGCAAAGCCAGTAATACTCTTATGATTCTTTTGGTTTAAAGATATGACCAGGATTGCTTTTTctttttcatcataaaaataatatggtcagtgctttagataatttatacgtcttagatagagcctcttgctgctagacaaccgataaaaacaggccaggtgtattactttagtgtgcgtgacaagcaatTTGtctctttgtgttagtgtgcgtgcattgctcaaaatagaggttaactgtcaaccatttttttcgatattttcacagctgtcatagtctatctagacatataaatgatctaatgtCGGTGCTTGTTTAACCACACTCAAAAGGAAGATTTTTCtactaagttatttttttttcatgagcGTCACTTGAGTTAAAGGAAGTAAAAATTCAGTGAGAttacagtattatttttatacagtagGGCCCATTTAGGTCGAAGTTCAATATGGGGCCTCCTATTACAAATATTCCATGCTTAAAGGAAACTCTCAACACTAGTGTTTTACGTGTTTGCATAATCTTATAACAAtctttaatttcaatttcaCAAGTCGGAAACAGTATATTCAGTATCATATAAGTTGAACAAATATTTCCTTCCCTTAAAGTAACGATACTTCCATTGCTCAAATTCTATTCCATCTATAAGTTAAGTAATCTTTTATTGCttataaactatttaattacataaatttccCCCTGAACTCGATTAATGTAACTCTAAACTAGTCCTAGTTCACAATCGCCATTTTCCGCATCTCCTTTCAAATTCTCTTCAGACGTTTTACtcttagataaattatacgtctagtctcttgctgttggacaaccgataaaaacagtccGGGTcgactttagtgtgtgtgacaagctaaatcttacactcgcgatttgtatgacactgtgttagtgtgcgtgctttgCTCATACTAAAACACAATTTTcgacgtattcacagctgtcatagtctgtAGAGTGTAgacgtttaaatgatctaaggttctACTGTAttcgtatattttatttaataaaggttCATGTAAGAAACACAGGCAAATGTAATGGCGTTACGAAGAATTCTTGgggaattattttctattccatCTTATTCCTAG
Proteins encoded in this region:
- the LOC126978090 gene encoding peroxisomal targeting signal 2 receptor, whose product is MPTFLTPGRHGYSVRFSRTRPDALAVATSQYYGLAGGGTLFFLEIAPDGTTILELQKLEWTDGLFDVTWSASAEGVAACGAGDGSVTVWRAGCAAPLRVLRAHRAEVGSVDWLRSHLLSASWDTTVKLWDPEGETCVNTFAGHSQLVYAATFSPHSSATFASVSGDGHLKLWSCTESSRPAAAVKAHDAEVLSCDWSRTESHVLATSGSDGLIRGWDLRRLTAPMFTLKGCECAVRRIQFSPHAPAVIAAVSYDFTTRIWDIKRGCDPLETIRHHSEFTYGLDWNTLRPHQLADCGWDSLVHVFIPRSLV